In Chryseobacterium gotjawalense, the following are encoded in one genomic region:
- a CDS encoding DUF808 domain-containing protein encodes MASGFFAVLDDIAALMDDVAVASKVATKQTAGILGDDLAVNAEKATGFLSSREIPVLWAITKGSFINKLIIIPIAFLLQVIFPPAIKIILILGGLYLAYEGVEKIIEYFFHKKEKHEEVSAETENGENAEKIKVKSAITTDFILSLEIVIIALGSVLEKSLPIQIITVSVVAFLATVGVYGIVALIVRMDDAGYKLISKSNNKGFLTFFGNLLVKALPLIIKALSIIGTIALLLVSGGIFDHNIEWVHQFLPHLTEMVKHLLYGIIAGLLVFIIIFIIKKGISLIRK; translated from the coding sequence GTGGCTTCGAAAGTTGCGACCAAACAAACCGCCGGCATCCTTGGTGATGATCTGGCGGTGAATGCGGAGAAAGCCACCGGGTTTTTATCCTCACGGGAAATCCCGGTTCTTTGGGCGATTACGAAAGGTTCATTTATTAATAAATTAATCATTATCCCGATTGCCTTTTTACTTCAGGTTATTTTCCCGCCGGCAATTAAGATTATTTTGATATTAGGCGGACTTTATCTGGCTTATGAAGGTGTGGAGAAAATCATCGAATATTTCTTTCATAAAAAAGAAAAACACGAAGAAGTTAGCGCAGAAACTGAAAATGGTGAAAATGCGGAAAAAATCAAAGTTAAATCAGCCATCACCACCGATTTTATTCTGTCTTTGGAAATCGTGATTATCGCTTTAGGATCTGTACTTGAAAAGAGTTTACCGATACAGATTATCACTGTTTCTGTGGTCGCATTTCTAGCAACCGTCGGTGTTTATGGTATTGTTGCTCTAATTGTGAGAATGGATGATGCCGGTTATAAACTCATCAGCAAATCGAACAACAAAGGCTTTCTTACTTTCTTTGGAAACCTTTTGGTAAAAGCACTTCCCCTTATTATCAAAGCATTATCAATCATTGGCACCATCGCTTTATTATTGGTTTCAGGCGGAATTTTCGATCATAACATAGAGTGGGTTCATCAGTTTTTACCTCATCTTACAGAGATGGTGAAGCATTTACTTTATGGAATTATTGCAGGTTTATTAGTGTTTATCATCATTTTCATAATTAAAAAAGGAATTTCCCTTATCAGGAAATAA